ACACACAGCTAAACTGGGGCACAGAAACTTGCCTGAACCAGACCTCCAGCAAGTGGCCTGTCTTGGCcctcaccactgctgctgctcccctcGGTCCATACCTGCAACACTCACATACTGTCAGTACCTGTGTGCATCTTCATCATCTACCGCATCATCTAATGCATTTCTATGCATAACATGACCTGTTTTCAAGTGGTATTAAACCAAACGTCTCCCATACACTATCAGTCTTTTGTTTGATACACGTAATGATCAGGGTTGAAATATCTTTTACATAATGAAAAACCTCCAGGAACTCCCCatgaacagtaaataaattCAGAACATGTAATTATGAAGTTGCTAACTGGGTACAATATAAATCTGGTTGCTAAATCATTACAGAGAGTGAATGCACacaatttcattaaaaaaatgcatgatGTGCTACAATACCATGAGTTAAATTACCATCCTACATTATGTATtcaatagaaaggaaagaattaatTAGTAAAAAGTCATCCTGACTTGGAACATAATTTTTTACACAACAGTTTATCAAAATCAGATGAATAATTTGGTGTAAGCTATAACATTCCTGCTACTTTAGCAGTCACACTGAGTTGATGGACAGCAGCTCACCTGGACTGAAGGAAGGGCTGGGGATGCAGCAAGGAGAGCAAACGGAAAAGCAAGTCCTCAACAGGtccagcaggtggtggtggaacatACCTGGAGCTGCAGGACATGACTATATTCTTAaagtagttctctctctctctctctctctctctctctctctctctctctctctctctctctctctctctctctctctctctctctctctctctctctctctctctctccatgtgtttcaaattttccttccttaatacCTTACAAATTATCTTGTGTACTTATATTCTACTTTCTGCTTTCtcccactgtttttttttacctttttttctatattccctccctccacctccctcctcacctcagAAGATAGGCTCCCTCGGTGGTGTCAGGCAGGAGGGTCCACACTTGGCCAGGCTGACTTGACTGAGGGTCAGGGGGGAGGAGGGCTGAGAAGCAGGACATTGGCACCCACCCCCATGATGTTGCCGCCACCCGCCACCCCAGCAACCCAGTCAGGCTCTCCTGAGACACCTGAAGGATGGAGAAGGTGGaaacttattatttttcatttctcattattctttattaaaattatttatctatttatttactattatcattacttctttttatctatttttccatttatttatatttatattttttatttatttattttctttttcttttttccttttttgaggAAAAATTTTGTACAGGTTAAAATAAATAGTTTGGTGGTTCCATCCCCTTATACCTCACCTTGGAGTCCAGGAATGGGGTGAGGGGAGCATGGTCTGgtggagtgaaggatgtgtaCATCTCCACCACTCTCTCTGCAGCTTGGGAGTCCTGGGAGCACCTCAGAGGAGTATTTGTTTGACTTGACAAATACCACTCATATAACAGCAAGATACTGAATATACCTGAAAAGAAGGATGctttctactatttcttgttcaCTTGAAGCACTGGAAATGATTCCTGACATGTTTACTTGTTGTAGTCTTGGATCTGTATTGTACAAACTGTCATAGCTAAGTCCATCAATCATAGTGAAACAAAATGGCACATTTCAGACAAAACTCTGTCATACACTCTTATGGTCATCCATAAAATCCTACTATCAGTCATAAAATGGTATGGCAGGGTTCACCCTGTCTTACAATCACTTATGACCATCAGAAGTCTGTCAACATCATGACAACATGGCCGTATGTACCATAACATGATCCCCAGCTGTTTTTAttataaatataacaataaatatTAGTAACTAGGAGTAAATAATGTCCTTCTTTGAGGCAATAAAGTATTATCATAAGTAATTGCTGGAAGTGGTACGATcagttttcctaaacataaacaaacctcGCCTTGTGTGGCTTGCTTGTGCTGGGATGTCAGTGTAGTAGGTTTCAGTGACCATCTAGTTTTAAGTGGCCAAGTGCGTATGCAGCCCTATTTTAACTGCCAGGCATACAGCACATTTACTCCCAGCCATGGCAACACTGAGACTTCCCTGAATCCCACTggatactaatctaacctagcattacctaacctaacctaaataacatgtagcataacctaactttacctaacctggAGGTTTTGTCCCTGCTGGACCCCTGCCTTAGggacactaatctaacctagtatcacctaacctaaatgtgttgcattacctaacctaacctagcctgaaTGACATgcctactactggtgctgctgaaTGGTGTTCACTGAAGTCTGTGCATTGCCATGGCTAGGAGTAAATGCATCATACATCTGGCAGTAAAAATAGGGCTGCACACAAATCTGCACTTAAATCTGATGGTCACTTGAATCTACTATATTGGCGGTAATCTTCTTCTATACGTCATCTTTCTTTTAATTAGATACACTAACTTCCCCAAAAGTCACAATATGAAATAACAACAATTTGAATCCAAGAATATAATGTCAAGAACCTATTTCATTCCATAAATTTAAAGCTGACAAATTGTGAGCATGCATTTTAGTGGCAGATGGTAACCTAGATATGACTGACGACTTTTGATTGCCATAAGACTGACAGTCATAAATTCCGATAAGCTATGACAGTTAACTATGATCAACCATAAGCACTATGTAGAATATGGGCCCTGAGAGTTGACAGGACTGAGTAGGTCAACAGAAACCTCATGTTTAGCTTTTCTTAAggtacaatttttctttttctttttttctggtcaTATCCTCCACTGGATAACGTATATATTTATGAAAAGCGTAAATGAAGGGATGTAATACTTTTCACATTTTGATCACAtcactcacattttttttttataagtaatgCTTTCTCATTCATCATAATTCTTCATCAGTTGTTCATCAACttaatattccttttattatgTACCAATATTAGGCCATTTAAAATATGATTTAGAATATGATGCCAAAGGTGCATCCCACATCAATACAGGTAGAAGTGCCTTTTACTGATACAAACTGgcagaagaaataataaaagtacaagactGTCAGTACACATTGTTCTGCTTGGCTAGATGTGACCACCTGGTCTGGTTTATTGGGCAGGCTCCTTCTATATAACCACCAAGTATAGTATAATTTTGTTGAATTTTGTTAAGTACtctagttttgtgtgtgtgtgtgtgtgtgtgtgtgtgtgtatttacctagttataatttacagggcctgagcttCACTCATGTGGTGCCATcaccatatctacacttgtccagtttttccttaaagttgtgcacactcacTGCTGATACTACACCTTCACTGAccttgttccaaacttctatatttctttgtgggaaactatatttctttatgttactcaagcatcttccttttcttagttttttgcaGTGTCCTCATGTGCATCtggtattttctacttctctcaGGAGCAGTTTCTCATGATCAATTTCTTCCACTttattccacaatttataaatcAGTATTGAATttccccattctcttctttgttccaatgttggcagattcatttcctttaaccttctttatatgttaattcttccagtttcATCCATCTTTATTGCCaacctttgtatcctttctagttttttgacatgtttcttcttgtggggaaaccacactgattcagcatattccagctttAGTCTAATCATAATCTTCCTTACCATATCTatatccatgtagtggaatgctgttccaatatttctcaacattctatatgtatctctgaatatcttttctaaATGCTTTTCTAACTGTCGCctatcctgtattatcactcacagatctttctcttcttgtacttttattatttcttcatttcccattttatatgtccattttgatctcttttcacttttttcccatttacattacatgacattttttcacattaaattccatctcccatttcttgCTCCagtcccagtgtgtgtgtgtgtgtgtgtgtgtgtgtgtgtgtgtgtgtgtgtgtgtgtgtgtgtgtgtgcgtgtgcgtgtgtgtgtgtgtgtgtgtgtattatccATCTTACAGTATAGTCtgttcactccttcctttcaaaAGGATTCAAAGCTACTTTTGTAATACCAAATAGCACCTTTGTCATGGAAGCTATTTACAGATTATAGTatgtgattaaagaaaaaaagaaaaaaaaatcatgaatgcaATGCTATTATCAGATTTTAGATGGTGTAAATGAAGGGAGACAGGCACCTTTGTAACAAGGTGAAGACACTGGACATGAGTCATCACAGTCATCCAGCAATgtgactctctttctctttataatGCAAAATGATTGTTGTCCACTGCTTACAACCTGCTTTACAGTATAAAAGAATGCTTACCTCCTCTTTTTGGGGTGATTTATTTGAAATTTGACTCAAAACAGATTTTTCTTGAGTATGCCATAATTTCTatttaaaaaaattgaaagtatttattatatttagatATATATATCACCCAACTTACATTATCTGATCTATTTTTAAtaaatttcatctttatttcaaTACAGCTGTAATCTGTTATCATCCTATCattcaataaagaaaaaagtatttaaCAAAATCAGTGTATTATAGAGAACTGAAATCAAACTTGTAGGATGGGGATGCTAGTTTTAGTCTAAGCACAAGTTGTCCAATCAAAGACCAACATAACAAAAGTAGCTGAGGATCCTATTATAATCATGGAGTAAACAGACTATAACATACATTGTTCTTTGCTTAAACACTTTGGCACTTGCCTTTCTTTACTAAACTATTTCACTGTAAGACAATCTTCCTATGACCCCTTAAACTTTTCAGATACTTATTTTTGCACTAAATCATGTTAAATATTCCTGCAGcctagtttttttcttctcttatttttgccATAAAGCATGTTAAATATTCTTGCAgcttaggattttttttctttactctgtcTGTCCATGCAAATAATATGTTTATACAGTTCTGAAAGTTATCAAAAGATGCACAAGATGACCACAGCAGTACAGGAGTTAGCAAAAAATCACAAGACTCACCAAGAACAGCAAGTGGGACCCACACCACCTGCTGCCTGGGGCATGTGTGCTGCATGAGGCTGTGTCTGGTCCCCCCACCACTTCCTGCAGCCTCTCTATAACCATTCCTTGGATCTCCATCGCATTTTGGGGATTCCTGAATGCCACCTGTAGTTTTCTTCGCTCCTGTTGCTACCACcactttgtcttcttcctcctcttcctctcttctatcatttcctcctctccaacGCGCTGATGTCATAGTTCACGTTCTCCTTATCTGAGGACCAAACAAAGATGAACTGCATTGTAAAACTTTCAAACAGATATTAATACTACTGAGTCTTACAGTGCGTGTTTTGGTCTATTATAAAGTAAGTCACTAAAGCATATTCTGTAACTGTTCCACTCACATTACTGGAGATTCCTGAGACAaaacttgaaagaaaaataagtaaataaataaagaaagaaagaaaaaaaaaaaacttatgtacAGTATTTGATTTGGTAATACTGTAAACTCTTATCCagcttcattttcatccttttcttcagAACTTCCATTGAAAGTCTTTGTATCTTTACAGCTGCATATAAGGCAAATGGAaagtgaagaatttttttttttttttttttttttttttttaagaaactgCCAGTCTCAGGCTGCAAAACAGCAACCATCAATACCAGTACTCTCTCAACCTTCTCTCAAAACATAATGAAAGAGatttagaaaaataagtaatatcACTTCATAACTTTTGTTCTTATCCACACTGCATCTACTGGAAGGTTAGTGAAGTAAGCAGTATtagatttaattctttttaAATGTTCTATACCAGTGCATTATGCCCAACCATGCTACTGTTGacaactgccacatgtaagtaATTCTGCCTAGTTCCCTTTCTACTGCACTAACCTAAATTCATTGTTCTCAAAATCAAATAAGCAAACCCATTATGCATTTCAATTCCCTAACTCTCATTCATCTAGCCTTCTTCAGCCTACCCTAATACAACCTACCTGCCGAGATTCTGCCTGCCTCATTTAGCTGCTTCACACAAGTTACAGGATAAGTACTGATATTCCAAATACATACAAGATGGTATCACACTGTTTTAAGGCTTGTTTCATAGCATAACAGGTGGCAATACAGGATTATACATGCTTTGGGGTTGAGCGGTAAGTCACCGATCACTGTACTTATCACCAAACTAATCACCATCCCCACACACtaccatcacccatcaccactcCAAACACTAATCACAAATCATCAGTCTTATCACAAAACACTAACATCACGCACAACCACACACTAATCAGGCTCATCATCACACACCAATCATCACACTTGCCACTATATTAAAACTGTCGGCACCACACACTTATCATATAACATGCTACACACTCATTATTATAATACCACTCATGAATTATCATAATACCATTCATCATCATACTTAACACCACACACCAAGTTGTtactaatcacacacacatgcgtCACACGAAGTCGTTCTATAGCAGCAGCTGttgacaccaccacaccaattACCCCACAGTGCCAAGTCTACACTGCCAACTCGTCTACTGCCAACACCACAGAAAAAGCATTGTGATAATTTGGAGGACAGCGGCGATGCTCCCACCTGTCAACAACGATTATATTCAATGAAAACGCTTTCAGGGGTATCTTAGATACTTCACAACCTCCCCATTTTCCTTTAAGAATTTTACCGTAAGGATTATCAAGTAGAATGTTAAATTTATATTACgaaaaagtagaaataatattaacacaataagtaaaaataaatagataataatgaaaaataaaaactaacaaCGTGAATGATGATAGCAaaatcaacaataataaaaataaaattatacaataataataaaaaaaaaaaacatagaaccGATATTTAAATATTTTAGAGATCCGATAGAActgatatttatatattttaaagatATATATTGATATTAATTTggaacataacacacacacacaccaccttatTAAAGAAACAATTAACACCTCCATATAAAAGATTTTCTGTACAATAATGGAAGGTTGATGTGGCAGAGCACATTGCATTAAAGGCTAGAAGCATAAGTGGATGGATGGTAAAAACCTTCAGCACCAGGGAGGAAACCTGCCTATACCCATGGTGGAAAGAAATCCTTAGTGCTGCCTAGGTTGGAATACTGCTGCCAACTCTGGTTCCCACATAAAATAAAGGATATAGCAGCCCCAGAAGCCAAACAACCGACCTTCACAGACCAGATTCAGGGAGTACAGCAGACGAACTACTGGGAGAGGCTAACACATCTCAACCTGCACTTGCtacaaaggaaaagggaaagatataTAGTCCTGTACGTGTGGAAGATGTTAGAGGGTCTGGTAAATTTATTTTGGACAACAGTGATCACCCCAGAAGTTGGCTCTGTTACATCCAGGGAAGCCAGGTTGATATGCATTGGGTAAAGACTCCTCAATAACTATCACTAGAAATGGGCCAAGGCTTTACCTGTCTGCCTGGTATGCATACAAAATCAATCCCAAGTCCTATAAAGAGAAGGCTGGACACCTGGCTGAGTGGCCTGCCAGATGAACCACCAATACCAGGATACCCCAGCAGTCACCACAACATTCTCCCAGTAGTAAttagagaaaatgaaataatgcaAGACATCttggaagaagtggaagacCACCTTGGCTTGGCTATTAATGACCCAAACTTACTCAAGTAACTCAAGTAAACTAACATCCTCATAAATTTGAGAGCACAGAAGTAAACAATCATTAGTCACCCAAAGATGCAGAATCACTACACACTAAGTAACTTTCTTGATAGATGCTTCATCTGTCTACACATCTGACACTTGTTCCGAAAAAACCTTCTATAGGACAGCAGTTGATTACTTCACAAAACAGCTGCTGAAAATGTACACAcgcgtacattttcaacacacacacacacacacacacacacacacactgcataagcatatgtacaacgaaagacaaggcaacacacacacacacacacacacacacacacacacacacacacactgcataagcatatgtacaacgaaagacaaggcaacacacacacacacacactgcataagcatatgtacaacgaaagacaaggcaaaacacacacacacacacacacacacacacacacacattgcataagcatctgtacaacgaaagacaaggcaacacacacacacacacacacacacacacacacacacacacacacacacacacacacacacacacacacactgcatcaccatctgtacaacgaaagataaggcaacacacacacacacacacacacacacactgcataacaatctgtgcaacgaaaagacaaagcaacacacactgcatcaccatctgtacaacgaaaaataaggcaacacacacacacatacacacacacacaccatgaaataccttgaaaaaaaaaaacactgaatatttactgggagggactggaagggagttagggaaggtaccactctgataacTCACGGCTGGGAGGgtttgtgacgtcacggctggggggttgatgacgtcacag
The Scylla paramamosain isolate STU-SP2022 chromosome 3, ASM3559412v1, whole genome shotgun sequence genome window above contains:
- the LOC135089216 gene encoding selenoprotein N-like isoform X1; its protein translation is MTSARWRGGNDRREEEEEEDKVVVATGAKKTTGGIQESPKCDGDPRNGYREAAGSGGGTRHSLMQHTCPRQQVVWVPLAVLGIFSILLLYEWYLSSQTNTPLRCSQDSQAAERVVEMYTSFTPPDHAPLTPFLDSKVSQESLTGLLGWRVAATSWGWVPMSCFSALLPPDPQSSQPGQVWTLLPDTTEGAYLLSSRYVPPPPAGPVEDLLFRLLSLLHPQPFLQSRYGPRGAAAVVRAKTGHLLEVWFRVHAEFQLNTPPRLPLWFIPSAFLGQVVINTSDMMVVHCDLHVPAARPLNLDLEWMTGPNEAEDMEVTITHLPNMRVTSMFNSPTPGWTEEIPEEEALSLLEKRMYRFMEVQYHNFSEVFSHATGGAGKKLVHTVVLWGVLSDQSC
- the LOC135089216 gene encoding selenoprotein N-like isoform X2; this encodes MTSARWRGGNDRREEEEEEDKVVVATGAKKTTGGIQESPKCDGDPRNGYREAAGSGGGTRHSLMQHTCPRQQVVWVPLAVLGIFSILLLYEWYLSSQTNTPLRCSQDSQAAERVVEMYTSFTPPDHAPLTPFLDSKVSQESLTGLLGWRVAATSWGWVPMSCFSALLPPDPQSSQPGQVWTLLPDTTEGAYLLSSRYVPPPPAGPVEDLLFRLLSLLHPQPFLQSRYGPRGAAAVVRAKTGHLLEVWFRVHAEFQLNTPPRLPLWFIPSAFLGQVVINTSDMMVVHCDLHVPAARPLNLDLEWMTGPNEAEDMEVTITHLPNMRVTSMFNSPTPGWTEEIPEEEALSLLEKRMYRFME